A genomic region of Deinococcota bacterium contains the following coding sequences:
- the aroH gene encoding chorismate mutase — protein MTHWLRGIRGATTVERDEPGLILEATRELLSEMLTANGIDDFEPIAGIFFTTTPDLKSTFPAEAARQLGMNLVPLLCNQEIPVPGRLERAVRVMMQVNTPRAQAEMQHVYLREAKALRPDLVSAQ, from the coding sequence ATGACCCACTGGCTACGGGGTATTCGCGGCGCGACGACGGTAGAGCGGGACGAACCCGGACTGATTCTCGAGGCGACCAGGGAACTCCTCTCGGAGATGCTCACGGCCAACGGCATCGACGACTTCGAGCCCATCGCCGGTATCTTCTTTACCACCACCCCGGACTTAAAGAGCACCTTTCCCGCCGAGGCCGCGCGGCAACTCGGCATGAACCTGGTGCCGCTCCTTTGCAACCAGGAGATTCCGGTGCCGGGCCGCCTCGAGCGGGCCGTCCGGGTGATGATGCAGGTGAACACCCCCAGGGCGCAAGCCGAGATGCAGCACGTCTACCTGAGGGAGGCCAAGGCGCTCAGGCCCGACCTCGTCAGCGCCCAGTAA